In Amycolatopsis coloradensis, one genomic interval encodes:
- a CDS encoding DUF3152 domain-containing protein yields MRTEPPHVRRDGVVVDWLPQPRSLPPAVTCGRKPTSHAAPVKKPLSVLRRIHRTWWPSIVISAALALCLTLFVTPFALETRVLRGTPAPGSPPPRPTVAAHPVARPAESAALPDGAPVIPAGSGNWRVVAGSGERTTPGSARELSYTVEIEEGVEHPSFAAEVESILADPRGWSGLGQVSFRRVDGIGAAPSFRISLTSPATSHRPDRCGFAIPYESSCYLTRDRRVVINLARWVRGAHAYQGDLAGYHRYAINHEVGHALGHGHVGCPATGMAAPVMMQQTFGLSNTYVAELNRAEPGAAANVAADGAVCRPNPWVVPER; encoded by the coding sequence TTGCGTACTGAACCGCCGCACGTGCGCCGCGACGGTGTCGTCGTCGACTGGCTGCCGCAACCACGATCCCTGCCACCGGCGGTCACCTGTGGGCGCAAACCGACGTCACACGCGGCTCCGGTGAAAAAGCCTCTCTCCGTTCTGCGCCGGATCCACCGGACGTGGTGGCCGTCGATCGTGATCTCGGCGGCCTTGGCGCTGTGCTTGACCCTGTTCGTCACGCCGTTCGCCCTTGAAACTCGCGTTCTGCGCGGCACCCCGGCCCCCGGATCGCCGCCGCCCCGGCCGACCGTGGCAGCGCACCCGGTCGCCCGGCCCGCTGAATCCGCCGCCCTGCCGGACGGTGCGCCGGTCATCCCCGCGGGGTCGGGGAACTGGCGGGTGGTAGCGGGCTCAGGGGAGCGCACGACACCGGGCTCCGCACGGGAGCTGTCGTACACGGTGGAAATCGAAGAAGGTGTCGAGCACCCTTCGTTCGCCGCGGAGGTCGAGTCGATCCTCGCGGATCCGCGAGGCTGGAGCGGGCTCGGGCAGGTGTCGTTCCGCCGGGTCGACGGTATCGGTGCCGCGCCGTCGTTCCGGATCAGCTTGACCAGCCCCGCTACGAGCCATCGCCCCGACCGCTGCGGTTTCGCGATCCCGTACGAGTCGTCCTGCTATCTCACTCGCGACCGCCGGGTCGTGATCAACCTCGCCCGCTGGGTACGCGGCGCCCACGCCTACCAAGGCGATCTCGCGGGCTACCACCGTTACGCGATCAACCACGAAGTCGGCCACGCGCTCGGCCACGGCCACGTCGGCTGCCCGGCCACCGGGATGGCGGCGCCGGTGATGATGCAGCAGACGTTCGGACTGTCCAACACCTACGTCGCG
- a CDS encoding polysaccharide deacetylase family protein yields MSSFLRLGAGLAVVLVSACGTPAPTAPAAPVTSPAPVPARVTADDARRVGADELGRIPILMYHRLIEEPRSAYDRTPADFRAELERLAAEDYVPVTTADLVAGKLDLPAGTHPVVLTFDDGDPSVFALTPEGEPSPGTAVRILLDVAAAHPRFRPVASVYVNEHPFGGDERALRWLADHRFEIGNHTARHTNLRRATESAATAAIVEGDTLIRRAVPGYRPSTLALPYGARPRRAETALRGPGYSYEGVLLVGAGPAPSPCSREFDPASIPRIRSQAAGAGADYGSARWLDELGSATGRRYTADGDQETVSYPRAAPAPAAGCAGVNLAY; encoded by the coding sequence ATGAGTTCCTTCCTCCGACTCGGCGCCGGACTGGCCGTCGTACTGGTGTCGGCCTGTGGAACACCCGCGCCCACGGCGCCGGCGGCACCGGTTACGAGCCCGGCGCCTGTTCCCGCGCGTGTCACGGCGGACGATGCGCGGCGCGTGGGTGCCGACGAACTGGGCCGGATACCGATCCTGATGTATCACCGCCTCATCGAGGAGCCCCGATCGGCTTACGACCGCACCCCCGCCGACTTCCGGGCGGAACTGGAGCGCCTCGCGGCCGAGGACTACGTCCCCGTGACGACCGCCGACCTGGTGGCCGGGAAACTCGACCTGCCCGCGGGTACGCACCCGGTCGTGCTGACCTTCGACGACGGTGATCCCTCCGTCTTCGCGCTCACTCCGGAAGGTGAGCCGTCCCCGGGCACGGCCGTGCGGATCCTCCTGGACGTCGCGGCCGCGCATCCCCGGTTCCGGCCGGTCGCCAGCGTCTACGTCAACGAACATCCGTTCGGCGGCGACGAGCGTGCGCTGCGCTGGCTGGCCGACCATCGGTTCGAGATCGGCAACCACACCGCGCGGCACACGAACCTGAGGCGTGCCACGGAATCGGCGGCGACGGCGGCGATCGTGGAGGGGGACACCCTGATCAGGCGAGCGGTCCCCGGATACCGGCCGAGCACGCTCGCGCTGCCATACGGAGCGCGACCACGACGAGCGGAGACGGCGCTACGCGGACCGGGATATTCCTACGAGGGCGTGTTACTCGTCGGCGCCGGCCCGGCGCCTTCCCCCTGTTCCCGCGAGTTCGATCCCGCGTCGATTCCCCGGATCCGCTCGCAGGCGGCTGGCGCTGGGGCGGACTACGGTTCCGCGCGCTGGCTCGACGAACTCGGTTCCGCCACCGGCCGCCGGTACACGGCGGACGGTGATCAGGAGACGGTCTCTTACCCGAGGGCGGCGCCGGCGCCCGCGGCCGGCTGTGCGGGTGTGAACCTTGCGTACTGA
- a CDS encoding ANTAR domain-containing protein, with the protein MKDPSVERDQLRRALETLPVIEQVKGMFMLSRSWSAEQAFAALKSISQHTNVKLHDVATVIVAPGSHVEPSLPCHLPPTARNRWRKQQ; encoded by the coding sequence GTGAAGGATCCCTCGGTCGAGCGGGACCAGCTGCGCCGGGCGCTGGAGACCCTGCCGGTGATCGAACAGGTCAAGGGAATGTTCATGTTGTCGCGCAGCTGGTCGGCCGAGCAGGCGTTCGCGGCGCTGAAGTCGATCTCCCAGCACACCAACGTCAAGCTGCACGACGTCGCGACGGTGATCGTCGCCCCGGGAAGCCACGTCGAGCCGTCCCTGCCCTGCCACTTGCCGCCAACGGCTCGTAACCGCTGGCGGAAACAACAATGA
- a CDS encoding SDR family oxidoreductase: MTMSSEMSSETRGCVVVTGASTGIGAASARELARRGFHVLAGVRRDRDADALRAPGVEPVILDITQPDHIARLASRFDDDSKSGALRALVNNAAIQINAPVETLPLSEWRRQFEVNLFGHIAVTQALLPALLRHSGRVVNISSVGGKVAMATYGPYAGTKFALEAVSDSLRRELAPLGVRVVVVEPGAVRTEMADRVVAATNRVAAAMSPEQRDRYGSLIQAINAQSAAHTPGGTPAADAARVIAKAVTVGKPRTRYTIGRDAGLITRLSRVLPDRMLDRILVAGLRPHYPKTTTA; the protein is encoded by the coding sequence ATGACAATGTCATCTGAAATGTCGTCGGAAACCCGGGGCTGTGTCGTCGTGACCGGAGCCTCGACCGGGATCGGCGCGGCGTCCGCACGCGAGCTGGCCCGCCGGGGATTCCACGTCCTCGCCGGCGTCCGCCGCGATCGTGACGCCGACGCGCTCCGTGCCCCGGGCGTCGAGCCGGTCATCCTCGACATCACCCAGCCCGACCACATCGCGCGGCTGGCCTCCCGCTTCGACGATGACTCGAAGTCAGGTGCGTTGCGGGCGCTGGTGAACAATGCCGCCATCCAAATCAACGCCCCCGTCGAGACTCTGCCGTTGAGCGAGTGGCGCCGGCAGTTCGAGGTCAACCTCTTTGGTCACATCGCGGTCACCCAGGCGCTGCTGCCCGCGCTGCTGCGCCACTCGGGCCGGGTGGTCAACATCAGCTCGGTCGGCGGAAAGGTCGCCATGGCCACCTACGGCCCCTATGCGGGCACGAAGTTCGCCCTCGAGGCGGTCAGCGACTCGCTGCGCCGGGAACTGGCGCCGCTGGGCGTGCGGGTGGTCGTCGTCGAGCCTGGAGCGGTCCGCACGGAGATGGCGGACCGGGTGGTCGCCGCCACGAACCGGGTGGCCGCTGCCATGTCACCGGAGCAGCGTGACCGCTACGGAAGCCTGATCCAGGCGATTAACGCGCAGTCCGCCGCTCACACCCCAGGTGGCACGCCCGCCGCCGACGCGGCCCGTGTGATCGCGAAGGCCGTAACCGTCGGGAAGCCTCGCACCCGCTACACCATCGGCCGTGACGCAGGCCTGATCACGCGCTTGTCGCGGGTGCTACCTGACCGGATGCTCGACCGCATCCTCGTGGCCGGCCTCCGTCCGCACTACCCGAAGACCACCACGGCATGA
- a CDS encoding TetR/AcrR family transcriptional regulator produces MVSRVESAAATRRALLDAAADLLDIGGPDAVTLRAVGARAGVTRGAPYRHFPDKDSLLTTIAAEALDQLADQVQVVRADPRVPPADTLQRALDALMTIGRRQPHLYRLMFASPAGAAATVHAAVQAADRAMDEFLAIVGDLVGAQHARRFAALLLTSAHGITDMEVNGHLSADKWHITAEELVSTLVSMIHRQARNG; encoded by the coding sequence ATGGTCAGCCGTGTGGAATCCGCTGCCGCAACGCGACGCGCCCTGCTGGATGCGGCCGCCGATCTGCTGGACATCGGCGGTCCAGACGCGGTGACGTTGCGCGCGGTCGGGGCGCGTGCGGGGGTCACCCGCGGAGCGCCGTACCGGCACTTCCCCGACAAAGACAGCCTGCTGACCACCATCGCAGCCGAGGCCTTGGATCAGCTCGCGGATCAGGTGCAGGTCGTGCGGGCCGATCCGCGGGTGCCTCCGGCCGACACGCTGCAGCGCGCCCTGGACGCGCTGATGACGATCGGCCGCCGACAGCCGCACCTGTACCGGCTGATGTTCGCCTCTCCGGCCGGCGCCGCGGCCACGGTCCACGCAGCGGTCCAGGCGGCCGACCGCGCCATGGACGAGTTCCTCGCCATCGTCGGCGATCTGGTCGGCGCACAGCACGCCCGGCGATTTGCGGCGCTGCTGCTGACCAGCGCGCACGGGATCACGGACATGGAGGTCAACGGGCACCTGTCCGCGGACAAGTGGCACATTACGGCCGAGGAACTCGTCTCGACCCTGGTGTCCATGATCCACCGGCAGGCCCGCAACGGGTAG
- a CDS encoding transposase codes for MELVESSDRPLRQIARELGVNHETLRSWVNKTKEEAAAPVEDPAVIDEVQRLRKQVAELQKEKEILRRAAAYFAKETDR; via the coding sequence GTGGAACTGGTGGAGTCCAGTGATCGCCCGTTGCGTCAGATCGCCCGCGAGCTGGGTGTCAATCACGAGACCCTGCGGTCGTGGGTGAACAAGACCAAGGAGGAAGCGGCCGCGCCGGTGGAGGATCCCGCGGTCATCGATGAGGTGCAGCGGTTGCGGAAGCAGGTCGCTGAGCTGCAGAAAGAGAAGGAGATCCTGCGTAGAGCGGCCGCCTATTTTGCCAAAGAGACGGATCGATGA
- a CDS encoding IS3 family transposase codes for MIYRYRFISEHRAEFGVKRLCQVLGLRRQGFHEWVAGEVAREATAARERELVAVIASIHAEHRRAYRVPRITAELRRRGRVVNHKRVERLMREQGLAGITRRKRRSLTTPAAAPVTPVADVIRRDFTAERPGHRFVGDITYLPVSCGSPRRPCSSGIAARSGDRHEPPQRSNIVRPVARTCSCRAVRLHRPRHRLRLLPPRTRLRLHFGADHTTAAIWPLIVDGFLSAALPQ; via the coding sequence ATGATCTACCGCTACCGGTTCATCTCCGAGCATCGCGCCGAGTTCGGTGTGAAGCGGTTGTGCCAGGTCCTGGGCCTGCGTCGGCAGGGTTTTCACGAGTGGGTCGCGGGTGAGGTCGCCCGTGAGGCCACGGCGGCGCGGGAGCGGGAGCTGGTGGCGGTGATCGCCTCGATCCATGCCGAGCACCGGCGCGCCTACCGTGTCCCGCGGATCACCGCCGAGCTGCGCCGGCGCGGGCGGGTGGTGAACCACAAGCGGGTGGAGCGGTTGATGCGCGAGCAGGGCCTGGCCGGGATCACCCGTCGGAAACGCCGGAGCCTGACCACGCCCGCCGCCGCCCCGGTGACCCCGGTGGCGGATGTGATCCGCCGTGATTTCACCGCCGAGCGCCCGGGTCACCGGTTCGTCGGGGACATCACCTACCTGCCCGTGAGCTGCGGATCTCCGCGACGACCATGCTCGAGCGGCATCGCCGCAAGGTCCGGTGACCGCCATGAGCCACCTCAACGGAGCAACATCGTCCGGCCCGTGGCGCGAACCTGCTCTTGCCGTGCAGTGCGGCTGCACCGCCCTCGTCACCGCCTACGCCTCCTACCGCCACGGACGAGACTTCGCCTCCACTTCGGCGCCGACCACACCACCGCCGCCATCTGGCCACTCATCGTCGACGGCTTCCTCTCTGCTGCACTACCTCAGTAG
- a CDS encoding aromatic amino acid ammonia-lyase has translation MADLEAAAGPVEVVLGPATRNRVAEGREFVMRCLAEGRPIYGATTGFGPLVGFSGRDEDTDQCENLLSHLTAGQGPDLPTSIVRAATLARLSSLARGRSGVSVSVLDALAEMLKTTFAPAVPRLGSVGASGDLVPLAHLTQALKGRGHAYADGVRQDAGDALASCGLRPLDLDGRDALGLVNGVSLTAAAAGLAMAQFIRSHRIAGLLSAMLADQLGCGTDFCDHHLLEAFGHPEAIAEAADLRARLRGTRPTGDRPLQEPYTIRCVPQLLGAVRASLGQARDVILRDLNGISDNPLFFPEDNLVVHGGNFFGQPVAFAADTMTTAVVQTGNLAERQLDLLVDPHRNGGLPPVLATEPGRQHGVQGVQIAATAIIADMRRSAVPASLQSLPTNLHNQDIVPFGTQAALNAFDQVRSLRLLHGSLAVALRQAIHVGARRPTAPACADVMERLMDAIAPIEPDRPLHEDVRRAADVLDDVVASQLDND, from the coding sequence TTGGCCGATCTCGAAGCCGCCGCGGGCCCCGTTGAAGTCGTCCTCGGCCCCGCCACCCGGAACCGGGTCGCGGAAGGTCGGGAATTCGTGATGCGATGCCTCGCCGAAGGCCGTCCTATCTATGGCGCGACGACAGGGTTCGGTCCCCTGGTGGGCTTTTCCGGGCGAGACGAGGACACCGATCAGTGTGAGAACCTGCTCTCCCACCTCACCGCGGGGCAGGGGCCCGATCTGCCGACGTCCATCGTCCGCGCGGCAACGCTCGCCCGGCTTTCCTCGCTGGCGCGAGGACGGTCGGGGGTTTCGGTCTCGGTGCTCGACGCGCTGGCGGAAATGCTGAAGACAACCTTCGCTCCAGCCGTACCCCGGCTCGGCTCGGTCGGTGCCAGTGGTGATCTGGTCCCGCTCGCACACTTGACACAGGCTTTGAAAGGTCGTGGTCACGCGTACGCCGATGGAGTGCGGCAAGACGCCGGTGACGCACTCGCGTCCTGTGGGCTGCGACCTCTCGACCTCGACGGGCGGGACGCACTGGGCCTGGTGAACGGCGTCTCGCTGACCGCAGCCGCTGCAGGGCTGGCGATGGCGCAGTTCATCCGGTCACACCGGATCGCCGGACTTTTGTCCGCCATGCTCGCCGATCAACTCGGATGCGGTACCGACTTCTGCGATCACCACCTCCTTGAGGCTTTCGGACATCCCGAAGCGATCGCCGAGGCCGCTGATCTCCGCGCCCGTCTGCGAGGTACCCGGCCCACTGGGGACCGGCCACTGCAAGAGCCCTACACCATCCGTTGCGTTCCCCAGCTCCTCGGCGCGGTGAGGGCAAGCCTCGGCCAAGCGCGAGATGTCATCCTGCGTGATTTGAACGGCATCAGCGACAACCCGTTGTTCTTCCCGGAAGATAACCTCGTCGTGCACGGCGGCAACTTCTTCGGCCAGCCTGTCGCCTTTGCCGCAGATACGATGACCACTGCCGTCGTACAGACGGGCAACCTTGCCGAGCGGCAGCTCGATCTCCTCGTCGATCCCCACCGCAACGGCGGTCTGCCGCCCGTACTTGCCACCGAACCCGGGCGACAGCACGGAGTGCAGGGAGTCCAGATCGCCGCGACCGCGATCATCGCCGACATGCGCCGTTCTGCCGTCCCCGCGTCGCTGCAGAGTCTGCCTACCAACCTGCACAATCAGGACATCGTCCCCTTCGGAACGCAGGCCGCGTTGAACGCGTTCGATCAGGTTCGTTCGCTGCGGCTTCTGCACGGGTCCTTGGCCGTCGCCCTGCGCCAGGCGATTCACGTCGGTGCGCGCAGGCCCACCGCTCCTGCCTGTGCGGACGTGATGGAGAGGCTGATGGACGCGATCGCCCCCATCGAACCGGACCGGCCTCTCCACGAGGACGTACGACGGGCCGCCGACGTACTCGACGATGTCGTGGCCTCCCAACTGGACAATGACTGA
- a CDS encoding alcohol dehydrogenase catalytic domain-containing protein gives MTVDQVPDPKIEQPTDAVVRVVASGICGTDLRGYLGRPGPVRGPRCGHEFIGVVANVGSSVRSIRPGELVVAPFMFSDGECHRCVHGAQSSCARGGMFGVAAGGAQAEGVRVPFADGTLVPVPFDEYDERIPAVLTLADVMATGQHAVHTGGRPAPETMAVVGDGQVGLCAVLAASRLGIERIFLLGHHEDRLRIGQKFGATDLVSLRGAESRAQVIDATGGAGAGLVVEAVGEQDALDTALAICVDGGVVSVVGGPHGILDSTACSLRNITVRSGPVPVRAYLPALLGEVIAGKLDPSAVFDRTLKLADVGHGYQAMVDRNATKVLITL, from the coding sequence GTGACCGTGGATCAAGTACCCGATCCCAAGATCGAGCAGCCGACGGACGCCGTCGTGCGTGTAGTGGCTTCCGGGATCTGCGGCACCGATCTTCGCGGATATCTCGGCAGGCCCGGCCCGGTACGGGGGCCACGTTGCGGACACGAGTTCATCGGTGTGGTGGCCAATGTGGGCTCGTCGGTCCGGTCGATACGTCCGGGAGAGCTGGTGGTGGCACCGTTCATGTTTTCGGACGGTGAATGTCACCGCTGTGTTCACGGAGCACAGAGCTCCTGCGCTCGCGGCGGGATGTTCGGTGTAGCGGCGGGCGGCGCGCAGGCGGAGGGCGTGCGTGTGCCGTTCGCCGACGGCACTTTGGTGCCTGTGCCGTTCGACGAGTACGACGAGCGGATTCCGGCTGTGCTGACTCTCGCGGATGTGATGGCGACCGGCCAGCATGCCGTGCACACCGGTGGAAGGCCCGCACCCGAAACGATGGCCGTCGTCGGCGACGGCCAGGTGGGTTTGTGCGCCGTCCTCGCGGCGAGCCGCCTGGGCATCGAGCGGATCTTCCTGCTGGGACACCACGAAGACCGGCTGCGGATCGGGCAGAAGTTCGGCGCTACTGATCTCGTGAGCTTGAGAGGCGCCGAGAGCCGGGCGCAGGTGATCGATGCGACCGGGGGCGCCGGGGCCGGTCTGGTGGTGGAAGCCGTCGGTGAGCAGGACGCGCTGGACACCGCGTTGGCCATCTGCGTCGACGGCGGCGTCGTCAGTGTGGTCGGAGGGCCGCACGGCATTCTGGATTCGACGGCCTGCTCTTTGCGGAACATAACCGTCAGAAGCGGTCCAGTGCCCGTCCGCGCCTATCTCCCGGCATTACTCGGCGAAGTCATCGCCGGCAAGCTGGATCCGAGCGCGGTTTTCGACCGGACTCTTAAACTCGCCGATGTCGGCCACGGCTACCAGGCAATGGTGGACCGTAATGCGACCAAGGTGCTGATCACATTGTGA
- a CDS encoding aldo/keto reductase, with product MRHVRMGKSGLTVSGIVLGCMGFGDPGGGTHRWALGIDDARPLFRQAVESGITTFDTANVYSHGASEEITGELVREFARRDDVVIATKVFGNMTQGPKGGGLSRSAILTQLDESLRRLGTDYIDLYQVHRFDPDVTVEETMSALHDVVRAGKVRYIGACSMSAWQFAEMQHAADLHGWTRFVSMQNQYNLLQREEEREMLPFCRYQGVGVIPWSPLARGRLTRAADAETTRSRVDESARRLYDATATADEAIIDAVATIAKSRGVTRAQVALAWVAGQPGITAPILGVTKPHHLADAIAALGLQLTPAEQVDLIKHYTPRLATGINRSRTGEVVPAPRPESDMAWRAARSGAEQRF from the coding sequence ATGCGGCATGTACGGATGGGTAAGAGCGGTCTCACCGTGTCGGGAATTGTGCTGGGCTGCATGGGTTTCGGCGACCCCGGCGGCGGAACCCACCGGTGGGCCTTGGGGATCGACGATGCGCGGCCGTTGTTCCGGCAGGCCGTGGAGTCCGGCATCACGACATTCGACACCGCGAACGTGTACTCGCACGGCGCCAGCGAGGAGATCACCGGCGAGCTGGTGCGTGAGTTCGCCCGGCGCGACGACGTGGTCATCGCGACCAAGGTGTTCGGCAACATGACGCAGGGCCCCAAGGGCGGCGGTCTTTCCCGTAGCGCGATCCTGACCCAGCTCGACGAGAGCCTGCGTCGCCTCGGCACCGACTATATCGACCTCTACCAGGTGCACCGGTTCGACCCCGACGTCACTGTAGAGGAAACGATGTCCGCGCTGCACGACGTGGTGCGCGCCGGCAAGGTGCGCTACATCGGCGCCTGTTCCATGTCTGCGTGGCAGTTTGCCGAGATGCAGCACGCGGCGGACCTCCACGGCTGGACGAGGTTCGTGTCGATGCAGAACCAGTACAATCTTCTGCAGCGCGAGGAGGAACGGGAGATGTTGCCCTTCTGCCGCTATCAGGGGGTCGGTGTCATCCCCTGGAGCCCGCTTGCCCGAGGACGGCTCACGCGGGCCGCTGACGCCGAGACCACGCGCAGCCGTGTCGACGAGTCGGCCCGTCGCCTCTACGACGCTACGGCGACGGCCGATGAAGCGATCATCGATGCGGTCGCCACGATCGCGAAGTCCCGCGGGGTCACCCGTGCCCAAGTGGCTTTGGCGTGGGTGGCGGGTCAGCCCGGCATCACCGCGCCGATCCTGGGAGTGACCAAGCCACACCACCTCGCCGACGCCATCGCCGCCCTGGGCCTCCAGCTGACTCCTGCGGAACAGGTCGATCTCATAAAGCACTACACCCCACGCCTCGCCACGGGCATCAACCGGTCGCGCACGGGAGAAGTGGTGCCGGCACCCCGTCCTGAGTCCGATATGGCCTGGCGTGCGGCTCGAAGCGGGGCAGAACAACGGTTCTAA
- a CDS encoding AMP-binding protein — translation MNTTAVARASMPSVGKPLGLTFPALFAAASTPSPFSVAVTDGDRSWTWAQWQSDADAVAKGLQDRGVKPGDLVAARLSNSWEFLTLHVAVAQLGAVLLPLHLAHGQADLDALIALGQPVAVVDRDEWKRIHAEGAGGVPLPVEVSPSMPFVALPSSGTTSVRPKICLHSHDGLLSNASELISSSPLTRDDVVVSASPFSHLFGLHSVHQSLLGGAVLALLPSWDADDFLALADNAEVTVLCAVPAQLHDLLSRLGGRTLPALRTVRTSGAPVPARLVRDVRATVDAPVLVTWGMSEIGAGTSTRPDDPDEAASSTVGHPLAGAQVREQDGELQFRSATMFLGYLGDPDLTRASFTDDGWLRTGDLARLDDDGRVVHLGRTGDLINVGGRKVVTREIEDLLAHCGRIAVVGVPDDRLGEYPCLITDDPRLTLDDAVTILRDTGVAEHKLPLELVKVDAIPLTPSGKIRRGKLVELLASRTATRGQGAAAVDLLRVVRECASRILDDAELIDPDRTFRDYGFDSASSVRFRNELASETGLRLSSGIVFDYPTPAALARHLTAEAANTLPTGFEQLYRLLCKKKPAAAADMIRAASLSRQVFTASDPVAGEVVSLASGPGPVAVVCFSSMLPMTTPTKFTEFAQAFAGLADVHGVAHPGFAEGQSLPADAEALAAAHIAALNSLVGERPYVLCGYSSGGWIAHLLAERLANEPSGGLRGVVLLDSSWPSPDHVRDKAPAALAGSVEREETLGIDEVGLTRLTATGAYLRLLDKWTPCPLDVPVLHVGAEVGGAIWELPCEAATASGNHLTMLPAAGHVVAAWLSELPGR, via the coding sequence ATGAACACCACCGCAGTTGCCCGAGCATCGATGCCTTCCGTCGGAAAGCCTTTGGGGCTCACCTTCCCGGCATTGTTCGCCGCGGCGTCTACCCCGAGCCCGTTTTCGGTCGCCGTGACCGATGGCGACCGTTCGTGGACTTGGGCGCAGTGGCAGTCCGACGCGGACGCCGTCGCGAAAGGGCTTCAGGATCGCGGGGTCAAGCCCGGCGACCTGGTCGCGGCACGGCTGTCCAACAGCTGGGAGTTCCTCACCCTGCACGTAGCTGTTGCACAGCTGGGTGCCGTCCTGCTCCCCTTGCACCTCGCCCACGGACAGGCCGACCTCGATGCTCTCATCGCGCTCGGGCAGCCGGTGGCGGTCGTCGACCGGGACGAATGGAAGCGAATTCATGCCGAGGGTGCGGGCGGTGTGCCCCTTCCCGTCGAGGTCTCACCATCCATGCCGTTCGTGGCGCTGCCGTCGTCGGGCACCACGTCGGTCCGGCCGAAGATCTGCCTCCACAGCCACGACGGGTTGCTTTCCAACGCTTCCGAACTGATCTCGAGTAGTCCGTTGACCCGCGACGACGTAGTGGTCAGCGCAAGCCCGTTCTCCCATCTGTTCGGCCTGCACTCAGTCCACCAGAGCCTGCTCGGCGGGGCGGTCCTCGCCCTGCTGCCGAGCTGGGACGCCGACGACTTCTTGGCACTGGCGGACAACGCCGAGGTCACCGTCCTCTGCGCTGTGCCCGCCCAGTTGCACGACCTGCTGTCTCGTCTCGGCGGGCGGACACTGCCTGCGCTGCGCACCGTCCGGACCTCCGGGGCACCAGTGCCTGCTCGTCTGGTCCGCGACGTCCGCGCGACGGTGGACGCTCCCGTGCTGGTGACTTGGGGGATGTCCGAGATAGGGGCCGGTACGTCCACCCGGCCGGACGACCCCGACGAGGCCGCGTCGTCCACCGTGGGCCATCCTCTTGCCGGCGCCCAGGTCCGCGAGCAGGACGGCGAACTGCAGTTCCGTAGCGCCACGATGTTCCTCGGCTATTTGGGGGATCCGGACCTGACCCGAGCGTCCTTCACCGACGACGGCTGGCTCCGCACCGGCGACCTCGCCCGGCTCGACGACGACGGGCGGGTCGTGCACCTGGGCAGGACCGGCGACCTGATCAACGTCGGCGGCCGTAAGGTCGTCACCCGCGAGATCGAGGATCTCTTGGCGCATTGCGGACGTATCGCGGTTGTGGGCGTGCCCGACGATCGGCTCGGCGAATACCCGTGCCTCATCACCGACGACCCACGTCTTACGCTCGACGACGCTGTGACGATCCTGAGGGATACCGGTGTAGCGGAGCACAAGCTGCCGCTGGAACTGGTCAAAGTCGACGCGATTCCGTTGACGCCGTCTGGCAAGATCCGCCGCGGCAAGCTCGTGGAGCTGCTGGCCTCGCGCACCGCTACTCGTGGACAGGGCGCGGCTGCGGTAGATCTGCTCCGGGTCGTGCGCGAGTGCGCGTCGCGCATTCTCGACGATGCCGAGCTCATCGACCCGGACAGGACGTTTCGCGATTACGGTTTCGACTCCGCATCGTCCGTGCGGTTCCGCAACGAGCTCGCCTCCGAGACCGGCCTTCGCCTGTCTAGCGGCATCGTGTTCGACTATCCGACCCCGGCAGCGTTGGCGCGGCATCTAACGGCGGAAGCGGCGAACACCCTGCCCACCGGGTTCGAACAGCTATACCGCCTGCTGTGCAAGAAGAAACCGGCCGCCGCCGCGGACATGATCCGTGCCGCGTCACTGTCGCGACAGGTGTTCACAGCAAGCGATCCGGTTGCGGGCGAGGTGGTTTCGCTCGCGAGCGGGCCGGGTCCCGTCGCGGTCGTGTGCTTCTCGTCGATGCTGCCCATGACCACCCCGACGAAATTCACCGAGTTCGCTCAAGCTTTCGCCGGCCTCGCGGACGTGCATGGCGTCGCCCACCCCGGTTTCGCGGAGGGGCAGTCACTCCCCGCGGACGCGGAAGCCCTGGCAGCTGCGCACATCGCCGCACTGAACTCATTGGTGGGGGAACGACCCTATGTGCTGTGCGGCTACTCATCCGGCGGCTGGATCGCACACCTCCTCGCCGAGCGGTTAGCGAACGAACCCTCCGGCGGTCTGCGCGGTGTGGTGCTGCTCGACTCGTCGTGGCCGTCACCGGATCACGTTCGCGACAAGGCTCCCGCGGCCCTCGCCGGCTCGGTGGAACGGGAGGAGACGCTCGGTATCGACGAGGTGGGTCTGACCCGACTCACCGCCACGGGCGCGTACCTGCGCCTGCTCGACAAATGGACGCCCTGCCCGCTCGACGTTCCGGTGCTGCATGTCGGAGCCGAGGTGGGGGGCGCGATCTGGGAGCTTCCCTGCGAGGCGGCCACGGCGTCCGGCAACCACTTGACCATGCTGCCCGCCGCCGGACATGTTGTGGCGGCTTGGCTGAGCGAACTTCCGGGGAGGTGA